From Bradyrhizobium sp. AZCC 1610:
GGTTAACCTTCACGCGGCATGCACCGCGACGCTGGGAATCCCGGAACGATCGGCTACACTGCGGTTTTGAGGCGTTTCGCGCCTGTTTTTCACATCAGCCGTCGCTCAAGGGGGCCGTGTACCGTGACCGCGTTCAAGACCATTCGCGCCCGGGCCGAGAAGCGCAAGGGCGGCCCCAAGGCACTCGCCAAGTTGCTGCCGGCGAAGCCCGACCCAAAGGCGCTCGCCAGGCTCAGCGACGATCGGATTCTCGCCGAAATGACCAGGCGAGTGTTTTGCGCGGGGTTTGCCTGGAGCGTGATCGAGAGCAAATGGCCGGGCTTTGAGAAGGCGTTTCTCGGCTTCAAGCCGGGCCCACTGTCGCTGAAGCCGGACGAGTTCTGGGACGATCTGATGAAGGACACGCGCATCGTCCGCAACGGCGCCAAGATCATGTCGGTGCGCGCCAATGCAAGCTTCGTGAGAGACATCGCCAGGGAGCATGGCAGCTTCGGCAAGTTCCTCGCGAACTGGCCCTCATCCGACGAGGCCGGCTTGCTGGAACTGCTGGCCAAGCGCGGCAGCCGGCTCGGCGGCAATACGGGACAGATGATGCTGCGCTTCCTCGGCTGGGACGGCTTCGTCACCTCAAGGGACGTCGTGCTGTGCCTGCGCGATGCCGGGCTCGACATCGCGGAGGCGGTGACTTCGAAGCGCGACCTCGCCAAGGTGCAGGCGCAGTTCAACGCATGGGCCGAGGAGACAGGGCTTGCTTACGTGCAGCTCTCGCGGATTTGTGCGTTGTCGATTGGCGAGAATTACGCCGCCGAGAAGCTTGAGAGCATGCTCGGCGGGGATGAATGATCCGCCTTCGCTCTTTGAGCTTCGGCGAGACAAGCCTGCCCACCCCATCCGGTTGGATTCGTCGGTTTGGAACTATATGACGAAAAATCCATGCGTGGCGTCGCGTCGGAGTTGTTCGACGAGGCCGTACTCCCAGTCGAGATAGGCCTGCATCGCGCTTTCCTTGATATCGGTGCCCTCATAGGGACGGCGGTAGCGATGCGACGGGTCGGGCTTTGGGATCACAAGCGGCGGGCCGATCTCGAGCGTGCCGTCATAGCCGCCTTCGAGCACATAAGTTTCCCATCCCATCTGCGCGAGCCAGGATGCGGTCATGTCGGCGCGGACGCTTCTATTGTCCGTCAGCACGATGCGCGCGCCGCGCACCGGCGCTGCCATGTCGATCTCCTGCACCAGTTGCCCACCGGCATAATGGCGGAAGCCCGCGAGATGGCCGGCCGTGTATTCCTCTTCCGAGCGCACATCGAAGCGATAGAGCGTACGATCGGTCTGCTCCTGCAGCGCCGCCATCTCCGCAAGCCCGACGTGCCGGACGCCGGCGCGATAGGCGACGTCGCGCGCATTGGCCTCACCGCCCGCGATGGCGCCGATCCCGCCGCGCCGGTTGGAGCCATGTTCGAGATTCTGTTTGGCCAAGGTCCAGCCGATCGTCCCGTTGCGAAGTGCCCGCACCTTGTTGGTGATGCCGGCGTTGATCAGCGACTGGGTGCCGATGATCGAGCGGGTGCGGCCGGCGCAATTGACGATGATGGTGGTTTCGGAATCCGGCGCAGCGCGGCCCGCGCGCAGCACCAGCTCCGCGCCCGGCACGCTGATCGAGCCCGGGATATTCATGGTCGCGTATTCGTCGAACCGGCGGACATCGAGGATTTGAATGTCGGCGCCGCTTGCAATCAGGGCGCTGACTTCCTCGGCGGCCAGCGAAGGCGTGTGCCGCCGCGCCTCGACCAGCTCGCCGAACGCCTTGGCGTAAGAATTGACATCCTGGAATAGCTCAAAGCCGGCCTGTTTCCAGCCCTGCAGCCCACCATCGAGCTGGCGGACATCGGTGTAGCCCACGGCTTTCAAGCGATCCGCCGCTGCGACGACGAGGCCTTCGCCGTCATCATAGATAACGACCGGCACATCCTTGCGCGGCAGCCGCACCTCCGCTTCGAGTTCGATCCGGTTGGCCGCCATGTTGGCGGCAAACAGGGGATGGCCGGTGGCGAAGACGGCCTCGTGCCTGACATCGAGCAGCGCGATTTCGTCCCGCAGCAGCAGCGCGGTGCGGACTTGCGAAGGGGTGACGGAGGGTATGGTCATGGATCGTGAATTCCGGATAGGGATCGTTCCCCCATTAACAGCATCGAGCGACGTGCGTCACGCCAGACAGGCCAATAGCTCTGCGAGGCCATTAACTCTCATGTCATCGAACATTGAACTGATTGCACCGACTTCGCTGAAAACGGCATATGATGCCTGACAATTAAGCACCTAGGCATCCGATGGACCTCAAACAATTGCGCACCTTCCGCGCCGTGGCCGAGCTGGGCAGCCTCAGCAAGGCGGCGGACCGGCTGCGCGCCGCCCAGCCCGCGCTCAGCCGGCACATCAAGCTGCTCGAACATGAATTGCGCGTCGAACTGTTCGTCCGCAACGGCCGCGGCATGCTCCTGACCAGCGCCGGCCGGTTGCTGCTCGACCGCACCACCGGGCTGATCCGCCAGATCGAGCAGGTCAGCGACGACCTCAAATCGGCAAACGGCAATCCGTCGGGCCGCGTCATCCTCGGGCTGGTGCCGACGGTGAGCGCGGTGCTGTCCGGACGGTTCGCCCGCCGCGTCATTACCGAATTTCCCGACGTCTCGCTGCGCATCGTGGAAAGCTATGGCGGGCATCTGGTGGAATGGCTGCACCGCGGCGAAATGGATCTCGCGATCATCTACGGCCCCGCGGTCGATCTGCATCTTCAGGTCCAGTCCATTGGCCGCGAGGATATCGTCGCGGTCGGGCCGCCGGGATCGGGCCTCAGCAAGCGGAAGCAGGTCGACCTCAAGTGGCTGGTGAAGCAGAGGCTGATCCTGCCCAGCATCTCGCATGGCTTGCGGGCGCTGCTGGAGAAGGCGCTGGCGCGCGAGAAGTTGAAGCTCGACGCCATGATCGAGGTCGATTCCTACCGCGCGCAGATCAGCCTGATGGAGGAAGGGCTCGGCTACACGCTGTTGCCGCCCTCCGCCATCCGCACCGAGGTGGCAGCGAAGCGCCTGGAGATGGCGGCCGTCAGCCCCTCGGTGTCGCGCGAACTGATTCTCGCATCGCCGATCGCCCATCCGCCGTCGATTGCAACGACGACGATTGCGACGCTGATCGTGTCGGAGATTCAGCAGCTCTCCCGGGAAGGAGTGTGGAAGATCAACATGACGGCGTAGCGCGGCCGAGCCTTCTCTCTCCGTCATGGCCGGGCCAAAGCGCGAAGCGCGTCTTCGCGCTTTGGCCCGGGCATGACGGAGAGACAAGCTACCAGTTTTCCAAGCCCTCAATTAAACAGCGCCTCGTCTCCCAACACCGATTGTCGGAAGCGCGTCGTCAGGATGACACCGTCGGCCGGCGGCATCACGAACACCAGCGCCTCGGGATTGATCTTGATCTGCGCAAACGCCGTTCCCCTTCCCGAATGCGCGAGGTCGCGGAGCTCGGTGACTTCGGCCATCGTGCGGACGATCCGCGAGGTGCGAATGCCGCAGGCAGTTGCGATGGCGGCAAGGTCGACGCCGGAGGCGGTCGGGGTTTTCTGCATGCCGGTTTCGCCAAAACGCTCATTGTCGAGGACGGCGATCGTCAGATTCTTCGGCGCTTCCACCGCGATTGACGCGAGCGAGCCGACATTCATCAGCATTTCGCCGTCGCCGGTGACGACGAGCACTTTTCGCTTCGGCTGCGCCAGCGCCAGCCCAAGCCCGATCATGGCGGCGGCGCCCATCGCGCCCCAGAGCGGGAAGTTGTTGGGATGATCGCCGGCGGCCGAGACATCCCAGTTCGGCGCACCGAGGCCGGCGATGACGAGGAGATCGGCGCGGTCGCGTAACAATTCGTTGACGACGTCGCGGCGATGCAGGAGCGCGTTCGGGTTGGTCATCTGCGGGCAAGCTCCTTGAAATTCTTGGCGCCGAGCACGCGCTGGCCGATCAGGACCGCCACCGGCTTCCAGGTGTTGAAGGCGAGGTGCGCCGCGCCCTGCACCGTGGAAGCGACGAGATCAGGCTCGTCCACCTTGTTCACGATCACGCCCATGGCCTCCAGCGAGGGGCGCGTCCCCTGCCCCATCGGGATCTGCCACGGATTGAACTCGCCCCAATCGCCGCGCATGGTGACGATCATCAACAGCGGCATATGGCAGATGACGGGCAGCGACAGCATGTTGATGCAGTTGCCGACGCCGCTCGATTGCAACAGCAGAACGCCGCGCTCGCCGCCGAGCCATGCGCCCGCCAGCATCGCCACGCCTTCCTCTTCCGTCGTCAGCGTCACGACGCGGGTTTCGGGATCGGCCTCGAAGGAACGGATCAGGCGGCTGTGGCCGGCGTCCGGCACCATCGCGACCTGGCGAATGCCGGCGTCCTTGAGCACGCGATAGATCTCGTCCGGCCACGTCGGCAGCGCCACTGGCGCCTCGCTCCGTGATTTTGCTGCTTCCGCCATCGGGCTCAGTTTCCTCTGCGATTCCTAAGGTAATTGGGGCGGACAATAGAGCGCGGCCGCAGCCTAAGGAATTTGAATGTGGACATGGCTTCTATCGCAAAATTGAAAGGCTGGGGTGGGAGGCGTGGAATTTGGGCGACGGCGGTACCGTAGGATGGGTGGAGCGCAGCGATACCCATCAACGCCGGTGCGTGTGGCGATGGGTATCGCTTCGCTCCACCCATCCTACGAAAAAACGATTTCGCGATCTCGCGGCGCTGATCGCCCGAGGTTTGCATCTTCGTTTGCCCTCCTCGAAAACAGAGGGCGCAGGAAAGACCGGGTGCTTGCTGCACCCGCGGTCTCGCGTGCGATTTGCGCAAACAAAAGTGCACACGAGCATACAGGGCAGCGGGAGCATTCCGGCCTTCCCTGCGCAATGGCCTTACGGCTTACTTCGTGCTCTCCCTGGTGAACGGCTTTCTTGCCACCATCGCTGCGCGGAAACTTCACGCAGCTTAGCGCCAGCACCGCGGCGTCAGGACCACACGACTTCGCCGTACGCTTAAGGCGCGTACGTCTAGCGCGCCATTTGCGTCCATCGCATCTCACCGCACGTTCGTGACGATCGCGAGCCGCCCCTCAATTGGGTGAGACGGGCGGAGTTATGCCGCTGATTTGCCCGACAAGTTAAGCGGAATATTTTTGCAAAGGGGGCTGGACAGACTTTTGGTGATTTGCCCGACAAGTGGTTTTGTCGCAGTGAGCCGCTGTCATTCCGGGCGATACGCAGCATCAAGCCCTCAGGTGCGCAATTGCGCACCTGAGAATGATGACGGGAGCGGATTGCTGCGGCTTGGAATCCGGCGCAAGATTTGCTTCGCTGTAGCGATCGTTGGAGGAGCTTTCATGACCATCGACCTCACCCGCCGCACGCTGCTGCATCTCGCCGGCGCTTCCTCGCTGTCGGCGGCGGCCGTCGCGGCGGCGCGGGCGGAGGGGACCGGCGGCGGCCCGACCTTTGCCAACCGGACGCCGATGCGGATCGGCATGGTGACGCTGCGCGTGCGCGATCTCGACAAGGTCACCGACTATTATCGTGACGCGATCGGCCTGACTGTGATGCAGCGCTCGGCCACAAACGCGCGTCTCGGCTCGGGCGGCGTCGCGCTGCTCGACCTCGAACGGCGCGAAAGCGCGGCGCGCGCGGCGCGCAACGCGGCGGGGCTCTATCACACCGCGTTCCTGATGCCGACGCGCAAGGATCTCGCGCGCTGGCTGGTGCACGCGGCGAAGAACAAGGTCCCGCTCTCCGGCTTCGCCGATCACCTCGTCAGCGAGTCCGTCTATCTCGACGACCCCGAAGGCAACGGCATCGAGGTCTATGCCGATCGCGCGCCGGAAACCTGGAAATGGGATGGCGGCTCGGTCGCGATGGCAACCGACCAGCTCGACATCGACGGCCTCCTGGCGCTGACGGATACGCGCACGACCAACTATGCCAAGGCCCCCGACGACTTGCGGATCGGCCACATGCACCTGCGCGTCGGCGACCTCGAACAGGCCGACCGCTTCTATGGCGGTGCCATCGGCTTCGATCCGACCCGCAAACGAAGCGGCGCCGCGTTCCTTTCCTCGGGGCGCTATCACCATCATCTCGGCATCAACGTCTGGCAGAGCGCCGGCGCCGGCCCGCGCGACGACACAGCCACGGGGCTTGCGTGGTTTTCGCTGGAGGTCGCGGCGCAGGAAGTCCTGCAGGCCCAAACGCTGCGCCTGCGGCAGGCGGGTGCGCCGGCTGCGGCGATCGCTGATGGCATCGAGACCACCGATCCCTGGGGCACCAAGGTGCGGCTGATCAAAGTCTGATGCTGGGCAGCGATCGTCGATTGCCCCCGCCCAGCATGGCCCGATAGGCCATGCGACCGCGGGGCGGAAATGAGGGCCCGCCCCGACCAAGGGGCATCCCGTCATTATTTCTTTTTGCCGGAACCCAAGGTCGGCTGCCAGCCCGCACCCTTCTGGCTTGGCGCCGCGGCGATCACCTTGATCTTCTCTTTCTTGGGTTTCTTGGTTTCCCGATTGCCTCTTTGCTCGCCTTTGGCCATGTCGATCTCCCTGGGTTGATGGTGACGTCGGAACTTAATGCTGCCGGCTGATATCGTCGACTAGATGTGAGGCGCGTCCAGATCATATCTGACTTTCAACGTCCCGATCAGATCGAGCGTGCAGGTGCGATAGAAATTGTCGGCCTCCGACATCGGCCGGCTGATGCTCGCGCTCCACCCGTAAGCATCGTCGAACACAAACATCGTCATCCCCGGAGGCCAGGGACCATGGAGAATACTTGCCTGCTCGACAATCATATCCTGGAGCTCATCGGCGGTCTTGAAGGCTCTCGCGCTCATGGCTTGCCTGCCGGACCTCTTGTGGGTGCTCCGCTATCCTTCAAGCTGATCGAACTCATCAGACAGCAGGATCCGGCCCCGGGGCGTCGATATTCTCACGTCCAAATAGCCTTCCTGCAAAAGCTCCTTTGCCTTCCTGACGGCCGCCCCCGCCGCCGCACGGCTAAGATTGACCCGGCCAAATTGATTGTTGCCGCTGATCAGGTAATGCAGTTCGGTCGTTCCTATCCATGCAGGAATGCCACGGCCACCACCGACAAAGGAAGAAACCGTGGGACGATTAGCGGCGGGACGATCCGGCCGGCTAAGCAAAACTGGGACAACAGAAGCTCCGTCCGTCGCGGCGGGAGCGTTCCTAACCCTCAGTCACCGATCGACGCCGTGGGAAACGCGGTGATGACCAACCTAGGCTCGCGTCGCGGGAATAGCGAGCGCTAAAACGCCGCGGCGACAATCGCTAGCGCCCCTCCGGCGGCAATGCTCGCACTTAACCTGTCCCGACCGCAATCGCGACTACGGAAGGGTTGCTGACGCAATCCTGTCGCTTCCAACCCGAAGCAGGCCGACGTGTTCGGTCCGGAGGCAGGCCCGATCCGCGGAAAGTTTGCCGGGCCTACCTCAATCAAAGGCCGATGGCAGCTCTCCCTTGCGGAAGATGACCGTCGGCTCGTCATCATAGTCGCCCATTTCAGGGTCGCCGGTGGATGAAAAGGCAACAACCCCGAGCTTGCTCAAGGCCAGCCGCTCCGCGGTGCGAAGCGCGCCCGTTGCCGTTTTGCAGGCGATTGGAGCGCCAGCTTTCAGGCTTCCTCCCCGGCCGGCGTCGAAGGCCTGAACGAAATAGCATGTTTCGCGAGCCATGGGTCTCTCCTTTGAGGACGCAGGCCGCACCGCGCGATTTCCGATTCAGGACATCGATCGCATCAGCGCGGAAATCTGGATTGTCGCAAAGTTGGAGTACGTATCCGATACGGCGTAGGGCAAAATGAGCTGATCATTGTGCATCATCGCCCCGCAGGTATAGACCACATTGGGAACGTAGCCTTCGCGTTCGGATGGTTCGGGTCGCAGCAACGGTTCGCTCGAACGCGCCAGCACCCTGGAGGGATCGCGTTTGTCGAGCAGTGCCGCGCCGATCGAATATTTTCGAACCGGGCCGACACCGTGCGTCAACATCAGCCAGCCTTCCTCCAGTTCGATCGGTGATCCACAGTTACCGATCTGCACGAACTCCCAGGGAAACTGCGGCTTCAGGATCGGCTGACCGCCTTCCCATCTGTAGAGATCGTTCGAATAGATCAGGTAGAGATTCTCGTTGTCTTGTCGCGCAATCATGGCGTACCTGCCGTCGATTTTGCGCGGGAAGAGCGCCATGCCCTTGTTGCGCGCGGCTGCGCCCTGCAGCGGCGTCATCCGAAACGAGAGGAAGTCAGTGGTCTCGATCAACTCCGATCGGATCGCAGTGCCCTTGTAGGCGGTATAGGTTGCGTAATAGGTCGTCCGGCCGCCATCGCTGAATTGGACGAAGCGTGCGTCTTCGATGCCGTTCGATTGCGATTCCGTCACCGGAAAGATCACGCGTTCGCTGATGTCCGGTGCCGGCTCGAAAGCGAATTCGACTTCGTCGCCGACCGGTCCGGCCGTCCGATGCGTGATGCGGGGACTTGTGGCGAGCCGGGCGGTCGGATCCACTGTAATGCTGCCGTCCGCCGCGATGGCGCCGGCGCGAAACGTCAGCGACGATACGTGCCCCTCGCCGACGGCTCGGAGGCTCAGAATGAAGCGCAGGCTGCCGTTCGGGATTCCCGACTGGTCGGGGTGCGGCACGATGCTTGGATTGAACAGTGCCGACGCTTCGAAGGAATATTCGTTCAGGAAGTAGGCGCCGATGAGCTGGCGCTGTACCTCGGAAAACGTACAGTGCGCCAGCAGCGCATCCTCCATTTCGTCGGCCCGGTGCTCAAACGTCTTCAGCAGGTTGCGGTGCCGGCCCTGGAAATTCTCCAGCACGTCGGCCAGCTGGCCGGCCGCGGCCTGTGGATCGAGATTGAGAACGCGCTCGACAATATGGTTGGCGCGGGTCTTGTCGGTCGGGTTGAGATCGCGCGGTTCGGTCGTCGGCTTGAACGGACGCACGATCACGCGCGCGGGATCGGGACGCAGATAAAGCGCCCGCCGATTGATAAAAGTGGCTTGTAACAAGGTGCCCTCTGTTCGCGTTTGCGTGAGTAGACGCTTAACTCAAGCGCCGATGGCGCGAAGCGCCACGGGATTCGTCGGATTGATATTGGCGCGCGCAAGCTGGCGCATCTCGGCCAGCGCCAGCAGATAGGATACGACTGACTCGCCGCCGCGATTTTCATTGGCACGATCGGGATGCAGTCCATCGCGACAACTGCCGGTCTCGGAATCGACGAGCGGAACCGACAGGTCGTTGCCGCCGAAGAACCAGAAGAAAACCCCGGCCGCGATGGCCTTCCATGCGGCATCGCCGTCAGCGCGCCACGCGGTCAGGCACGCCGCAATCGTGGCGGTGGCTTCCACTGGCTGCTGATCGAAGGCCCCGGGAGGCTTTCGAAGTTCGCCGAAGCTCGTCGTACCCACCGGGCGGAAATGCCCGGTCGACGTCGTTTGCAGCGTCATCAACCACCGCAGGGTTCTCAAGCCGGCATCGACATAGGCGGGCGTTTGCGTTGCGAGGCCTGTCGCAATCAGGGCCTGCGGCAGGCGCGCATTGTCATACGCCAGGCCTTCCTCGAACCACACCCAGTCCGGCGTCTCGACCAAAGCGAGAGCGGACACCAGCGTGTCGGCAAGAGAATGCCTGATCTCACGGGCGCGCCGATCCTCCGGAGCTACGGCGCAATAGGCGTCCAGACCGAGAAGCGTGAAGGCCATTGCGCGAGGCGAGCGAAAGGCCGCAGCGGTCGACAGGGCTTCGGCAAATAGGGCCGCCGCCCATCGACGCCGTGACCGGCTGGTATCCTTCCGCGCGCACTCACCAAGGGCCCACAGAGTTCGCCCGTGGCTGTCCTCGGAGCCTTCATCTTCGAGCCATGTCCGGTTGAAACCCATGAAGTTGCGAAAGCGCCTGGTATCGGGATTCCACGCATGCTGCACAAAGGCGGCAAAGCGGCCGGTCTGGCTTTCCGAAAGCGGGTGCTCGCCCGGCTCATTGAGCGCGCAAGCCAACAGCAACGCGCGGGCGTTGTCGTCCACGCAGTAACCGTGCGCACGATCAGGCACCGAATGTACGGCGTGCTGGAACAGGCCGGTGTCGTCGCACATCGACAGGAAATGGCCCAATTGCATATCGGGCACCGCGCGGCCGTGCGGCGCGATCGCGTCCGGCCCGGCACGCGCGATCACCTTCAGCCGGTGGCCGTGCCGCGCATTTTCGAAGGCGGTCATGTAACGCTCGGCCGTGCGTTCCCATGTCATCGACCGGCTTGCAGCGTAGGCACGCTCGCGCATCGCCTGCCGGCGAGGACCGTCGGTAAGCAATGACGCTATTTCGTCGCCGGCCTCCATCGCGTCGCCAAAGGAAACGAGCACGCCGCGGCCGTCGGCCAACAGCTCGCGCGCATGCCAGTAAGGCGTTGAGACCACCGGTTTGCCGAGGCCGAAGCTGTAGGCCAGCGTGCCCGACGTCATCTGCGCCTCGTTGAGATAGGGCGTGACATAGACGTCGCACATTGAAATGAATTCGAGCAGCGTGGCCTGATCCACGAACTGGTCGAGGAATACGACGTGATCCTCGACGCCAAGTTTTCGCACGCGCTCCATCAGGCTGCCGCGATAGGCTTCGCCCTGGTCGCGAACCAGATTGGGATGCGTCGCACCAAGTACCACATAGACCGCGTCCGGTCGTCTTTTCAGGATCGAGGGCATGGCGTCGATCATGACCTCGATGCCCTTGCTCGGGGACAGCAGGCCGAACGTCAGAATGACCGACCGGTTGCTGAATCCGAGCTTGGCCTTTGCCGCGTCCGGCGCGACAAACGGAAAGTCGGGGATGCCATGGGCTATGACCTCGATCTTGTCGTCCGGCACCCGATAGACGCTGCGCAGCAGTTCACGGCCCTTGTTGGCCATCACGACGACCTTCGAGGACATCTCGACGATGCGCTCCATCACCGCGCGCTGAGCCGCCGACGGTGCAGCCAGCACCGTGTGCAGTGTCGTGACGACCGGCATGGTCAGGCGCGACAGCAGCTCCAGGATATGAGCCCCGGCGTCGCCGCCGAAAATTCCGAATTCGTGCTGCAGACAGACGATGTCGAAGCGGCCGGCGTTGAGAAACGCCGCGGCGCCGACATACTCCTCGATGCTGGCGTCCTTGATCTGCAATGTGACCGAAGCAGGATAATCATAGGTCTGATCGTGGTCGGTCATCGCCACGATGCAGGTTTGCAGGCCTGGCCGTGAATTCGAGATCGCCCGTTGCAGGTCGGTCGAAAATGTTGCGATCCCACAGCGGCGAGGCAGCGAATTGCCGATCACGGCGATCTTGCGAAGCGGCGTCATGCGTGCGCCTCGGCCAGGCCGGTGAGTTCCGTCAGGTCGGCAGTAACGGCCTGAACAGGCCTGGTCGATCGCCCGGAAAGCCTGTGCAAAAGGGGGCCGATCGGAGCGCTTGCGGGATACGCGACCAGGGCGGTCAATCCGTTGGCACCGACTTCGATGCTGGCGCGATCGCCCCCGACGAAGATCGCCTGCCCGATGGATAGGGCGGCCAATCCGATCGCCGCATGGCCGTCGAGAGCGAGAATCCAGGTTTCCGAATCGGCGAGCAGCGCCCAGCTTGAACCCTCGGGCAGCTCAAGCCGCTCGATCACAAAATGCTGGCTCGCGACCAGAACCGTCCGCTCAAGGGTCAGGCGAGTGGGATGACGGGACGGCCGAAGCGGGAAGACGTCGGCAACGGCTACGCCATTGTCGATGTGCAGTTCGCGCGCTCGGCCGTAGTCGAACAGGCGGAATGTCGTGTCGCTGCGCTGCTGAATCTCGGCAAGCACGATGCCGG
This genomic window contains:
- a CDS encoding DNA-3-methyladenine glycosylase I, whose protein sequence is MTAFKTIRARAEKRKGGPKALAKLLPAKPDPKALARLSDDRILAEMTRRVFCAGFAWSVIESKWPGFEKAFLGFKPGPLSLKPDEFWDDLMKDTRIVRNGAKIMSVRANASFVRDIAREHGSFGKFLANWPSSDEAGLLELLAKRGSRLGGNTGQMMLRFLGWDGFVTSRDVVLCLRDAGLDIAEAVTSKRDLAKVQAQFNAWAEETGLAYVQLSRICALSIGENYAAEKLESMLGGDE
- a CDS encoding rhodanese-like domain-containing protein, with amino-acid sequence MTIPSVTPSQVRTALLLRDEIALLDVRHEAVFATGHPLFAANMAANRIELEAEVRLPRKDVPVVIYDDGEGLVVAAADRLKAVGYTDVRQLDGGLQGWKQAGFELFQDVNSYAKAFGELVEARRHTPSLAAEEVSALIASGADIQILDVRRFDEYATMNIPGSISVPGAELVLRAGRAAPDSETTIIVNCAGRTRSIIGTQSLINAGITNKVRALRNGTIGWTLAKQNLEHGSNRRGGIGAIAGGEANARDVAYRAGVRHVGLAEMAALQEQTDRTLYRFDVRSEEEYTAGHLAGFRHYAGGQLVQEIDMAAPVRGARIVLTDNRSVRADMTASWLAQMGWETYVLEGGYDGTLEIGPPLVIPKPDPSHRYRRPYEGTDIKESAMQAYLDWEYGLVEQLRRDATHGFFVI
- a CDS encoding LysR family transcriptional regulator, giving the protein MDLKQLRTFRAVAELGSLSKAADRLRAAQPALSRHIKLLEHELRVELFVRNGRGMLLTSAGRLLLDRTTGLIRQIEQVSDDLKSANGNPSGRVILGLVPTVSAVLSGRFARRVITEFPDVSLRIVESYGGHLVEWLHRGEMDLAIIYGPAVDLHLQVQSIGREDIVAVGPPGSGLSKRKQVDLKWLVKQRLILPSISHGLRALLEKALAREKLKLDAMIEVDSYRAQISLMEEGLGYTLLPPSAIRTEVAAKRLEMAAVSPSVSRELILASPIAHPPSIATTTIATLIVSEIQQLSREGVWKINMTA
- a CDS encoding thiamine pyrophosphate-dependent enzyme, which gives rise to MTNPNALLHRRDVVNELLRDRADLLVIAGLGAPNWDVSAAGDHPNNFPLWGAMGAAAMIGLGLALAQPKRKVLVVTGDGEMLMNVGSLASIAVEAPKNLTIAVLDNERFGETGMQKTPTASGVDLAAIATACGIRTSRIVRTMAEVTELRDLAHSGRGTAFAQIKINPEALVFVMPPADGVILTTRFRQSVLGDEALFN
- a CDS encoding thiamine pyrophosphate-binding protein — encoded protein: MAEAAKSRSEAPVALPTWPDEIYRVLKDAGIRQVAMVPDAGHSRLIRSFEADPETRVVTLTTEEEGVAMLAGAWLGGERGVLLLQSSGVGNCINMLSLPVICHMPLLMIVTMRGDWGEFNPWQIPMGQGTRPSLEAMGVIVNKVDEPDLVASTVQGAAHLAFNTWKPVAVLIGQRVLGAKNFKELARR
- a CDS encoding VOC family protein, coding for MTIDLTRRTLLHLAGASSLSAAAVAAARAEGTGGGPTFANRTPMRIGMVTLRVRDLDKVTDYYRDAIGLTVMQRSATNARLGSGGVALLDLERRESAARAARNAAGLYHTAFLMPTRKDLARWLVHAAKNKVPLSGFADHLVSESVYLDDPEGNGIEVYADRAPETWKWDGGSVAMATDQLDIDGLLALTDTRTTNYAKAPDDLRIGHMHLRVGDLEQADRFYGGAIGFDPTRKRSGAAFLSSGRYHHHLGINVWQSAGAGPRDDTATGLAWFSLEVAAQEVLQAQTLRLRQAGAPAAAIADGIETTDPWGTKVRLIKV
- a CDS encoding glycoside hydrolase family 130 protein, which encodes MLQATFINRRALYLRPDPARVIVRPFKPTTEPRDLNPTDKTRANHIVERVLNLDPQAAAGQLADVLENFQGRHRNLLKTFEHRADEMEDALLAHCTFSEVQRQLIGAYFLNEYSFEASALFNPSIVPHPDQSGIPNGSLRFILSLRAVGEGHVSSLTFRAGAIAADGSITVDPTARLATSPRITHRTAGPVGDEVEFAFEPAPDISERVIFPVTESQSNGIEDARFVQFSDGGRTTYYATYTAYKGTAIRSELIETTDFLSFRMTPLQGAAARNKGMALFPRKIDGRYAMIARQDNENLYLIYSNDLYRWEGGQPILKPQFPWEFVQIGNCGSPIELEEGWLMLTHGVGPVRKYSIGAALLDKRDPSRVLARSSEPLLRPEPSEREGYVPNVVYTCGAMMHNDQLILPYAVSDTYSNFATIQISALMRSMS
- a CDS encoding glycosyltransferase family 4 protein, which encodes MTPLRKIAVIGNSLPRRCGIATFSTDLQRAISNSRPGLQTCIVAMTDHDQTYDYPASVTLQIKDASIEEYVGAAAFLNAGRFDIVCLQHEFGIFGGDAGAHILELLSRLTMPVVTTLHTVLAAPSAAQRAVMERIVEMSSKVVVMANKGRELLRSVYRVPDDKIEVIAHGIPDFPFVAPDAAKAKLGFSNRSVILTFGLLSPSKGIEVMIDAMPSILKRRPDAVYVVLGATHPNLVRDQGEAYRGSLMERVRKLGVEDHVVFLDQFVDQATLLEFISMCDVYVTPYLNEAQMTSGTLAYSFGLGKPVVSTPYWHARELLADGRGVLVSFGDAMEAGDEIASLLTDGPRRQAMRERAYAASRSMTWERTAERYMTAFENARHGHRLKVIARAGPDAIAPHGRAVPDMQLGHFLSMCDDTGLFQHAVHSVPDRAHGYCVDDNARALLLACALNEPGEHPLSESQTGRFAAFVQHAWNPDTRRFRNFMGFNRTWLEDEGSEDSHGRTLWALGECARKDTSRSRRRWAAALFAEALSTAAAFRSPRAMAFTLLGLDAYCAVAPEDRRAREIRHSLADTLVSALALVETPDWVWFEEGLAYDNARLPQALIATGLATQTPAYVDAGLRTLRWLMTLQTTSTGHFRPVGTTSFGELRKPPGAFDQQPVEATATIAACLTAWRADGDAAWKAIAAGVFFWFFGGNDLSVPLVDSETGSCRDGLHPDRANENRGGESVVSYLLALAEMRQLARANINPTNPVALRAIGA
- a CDS encoding class I mannose-6-phosphate isomerase, whose amino-acid sequence is MPIELASVRAMYKPWGVSDLQPWSSIDGTGDAVGELWFERADNNAPIPALLLKLLFTSAPLSIQVHPDDTFARAMGMPNGKSEAWYIISAEPGAQIGVGLNRRITPQELRAAITNGSIVDLVQWRPVAKGDVIFIPAGTIHALGAGIVLAEIQQRSDTTFRLFDYGRARELHIDNGVAVADVFPLRPSRHPTRLTLERTVLVASQHFVIERLELPEGSSWALLADSETWILALDGHAAIGLAALSIGQAIFVGGDRASIEVGANGLTALVAYPASAPIGPLLHRLSGRSTRPVQAVTADLTELTGLAEAHA